From a single Hymenobacter sp. YIM 151500-1 genomic region:
- a CDS encoding NAD(P)-dependent oxidoreductase → MKPTLCLVVDDMHPSLPDYMQDIGVQLHYRPDLTAAEVSAALAAHPYEGLIVRSKVRVTRELLAHGPQLRFVARAGAGVDNIDEEALAAAGVTLLNAPEGNRDAVGEYAVGLLLALLRNIVRADQEVRTGQWRREANRGEEIGGKTIGLLGYGHMGRAFARRLSAFGCTVLAHDHDARCIPDHHATLVSLPELQARAEVLSLHFPYSEANHHFVNEDLLAGFRNPLWLLNTARGEVLDHAAVVQRLQTGQLRGAALDVLENERLATLTPEQQARFDYLRTAPNVILSPHIGGWSFQSYERINQVLARKIGEFLTLGA, encoded by the coding sequence TTGAAACCCACCCTCTGCCTCGTCGTCGACGACATGCACCCCAGCCTGCCCGACTACATGCAGGACATCGGCGTGCAGCTTCATTACCGCCCCGACCTCACGGCAGCCGAAGTGTCGGCGGCCCTGGCGGCGCACCCGTACGAGGGGCTCATCGTGCGCTCTAAAGTGCGCGTGACGCGGGAGCTGCTGGCCCACGGGCCACAGCTGCGCTTCGTGGCGCGGGCCGGAGCTGGGGTAGACAATATTGATGAAGAGGCCCTGGCTGCGGCCGGCGTGACCCTGCTCAACGCCCCTGAAGGCAACCGGGACGCTGTGGGTGAGTACGCTGTGGGGTTGCTGCTGGCCCTGCTGCGCAACATCGTACGTGCCGACCAGGAGGTGCGCACCGGGCAGTGGCGGCGCGAGGCCAACCGGGGCGAGGAAATAGGAGGGAAGACCATTGGGCTGCTCGGCTACGGGCACATGGGCCGGGCGTTTGCCCGCCGCCTGTCGGCCTTTGGCTGCACGGTGCTGGCCCACGACCATGATGCGCGCTGCATCCCCGACCACCATGCCACGCTGGTAAGCCTGCCGGAGCTACAAGCCCGCGCCGAGGTGCTCAGCCTGCACTTTCCCTACTCTGAGGCCAACCACCATTTCGTAAATGAGGACCTGCTGGCCGGCTTCCGCAACCCGCTGTGGCTGCTGAACACGGCCCGCGGCGAAGTGCTGGACCATGCCGCCGTGGTGCAGCGCCTGCAAACCGGCCAGCTGCGCGGCGCCGCCCTCGACGTGCTCGAAAACGAGCGGCTTGCCACGTTGACCCCCGAGCAGCAAGCCCGCTTCGACTACCTGCGCACCGCCCCCAACGTCATCCTCTCGCCCCACATCGGCGGCTGGAGCTTCCAGAGCTACGAGCGTATCAACCAGGTGCTGGCCCGCAAAATCGGGGAGTTTTTGACTTTAGGGGCTTAG
- the rsmA gene encoding 16S rRNA (adenine(1518)-N(6)/adenine(1519)-N(6))-dimethyltransferase RsmA, protein MDSVKAKKHLGQHFLTDLNIARNIVEALRLPGGVREVLEIGPGMGVLTQTLLQHLEYRTSVVEIDRESVAYLGQHFPALQGRIFSQDFLKMDLGQLYDGQPLSIIGNFPYNISSQIYFQVLAHRHQVRECVGMIQKEVADRLAEGPGSKTYGILSVLLQAFYDIDYLFTVPPHVFSPPPKVQSAVIRLTRNATERLDCDEKLFFQVVKQAFQTRRKTLRNALKPFGLPAEATTDAVFDKRAEQLGVAEFVELTKHIDLHKAG, encoded by the coding sequence TTGGATTCGGTTAAAGCCAAAAAGCACCTCGGGCAGCACTTTCTCACCGACCTCAACATTGCCCGCAATATCGTGGAGGCCCTGCGCCTGCCGGGCGGGGTGCGGGAGGTACTGGAAATCGGGCCCGGCATGGGCGTGCTCACCCAGACGCTGCTCCAGCACCTGGAGTACCGCACCTCGGTGGTGGAAATCGACCGGGAATCGGTGGCCTACCTGGGGCAGCACTTTCCGGCGCTCCAAGGGCGCATCTTCTCCCAGGATTTCCTGAAGATGGACCTGGGCCAGCTCTACGACGGGCAGCCCCTGAGCATCATTGGCAACTTTCCCTACAACATCAGCTCCCAGATTTACTTTCAGGTGCTGGCCCACCGCCACCAGGTGCGCGAGTGCGTGGGCATGATTCAGAAGGAAGTGGCCGACCGCCTCGCCGAAGGTCCCGGCTCGAAAACCTACGGCATCCTGAGCGTGCTGCTCCAGGCCTTCTACGACATCGACTACTTGTTTACGGTGCCTCCGCACGTGTTCAGCCCCCCGCCCAAGGTGCAGTCGGCCGTGATACGCCTCACCCGCAACGCCACCGAGCGGCTGGACTGCGACGAAAAGCTGTTCTTCCAGGTAGTGAAGCAGGCCTTCCAGACCCGCCGCAAGACGCTGCGCAACGCGCTGAAACCGTTTGGCTTGCCGGCCGAGGCTACCACGGATGCCGTGTTTGACAAGCGGGCGGAGCAGTTGGGCGTGGCGGAGTTTGTGGAGCTGACCAAGCACATTGACCTGCACAAAGCCGGATGA
- the greA gene encoding transcription elongation factor GreA, whose amino-acid sequence MATINYYTPEGLQKLKEELQDLKIRGRAEAAEQLREARDKGDLSENAEYDAAKEAQGLLELKIAKLEEIVGNARLLDESNLDASKVLIMSKVKLRNLKNNMVLDYTLVAEEEANLAAGKISVKSPIGKGLLGKSVGDTAEITVPAGKLQFEVLEISR is encoded by the coding sequence ATGGCTACCATCAACTATTATACTCCCGAAGGTCTTCAGAAACTCAAGGAAGAACTCCAAGACCTGAAAATCCGCGGCCGGGCCGAAGCAGCCGAGCAGCTGCGCGAAGCCCGCGACAAAGGCGACCTGAGTGAAAACGCGGAGTATGACGCGGCCAAAGAAGCCCAGGGCCTGCTGGAGCTGAAAATTGCCAAGCTGGAAGAAATTGTGGGCAACGCCCGCTTGCTCGACGAGTCGAACCTGGATGCCAGCAAAGTGCTCATCATGAGCAAGGTGAAGCTCCGCAACCTGAAAAACAACATGGTGCTCGACTACACCCTGGTGGCCGAAGAAGAAGCCAACCTGGCCGCCGGCAAAATCTCCGTGAAGTCGCCCATCGGCAAGGGCCTGCTGGGCAAGTCCGTTGGTGATACGGCCGAAATTACCGTGCCGGCCGGTAAGCTGCAGTTTGAAGTGCTGGAAATCAGCCGTTGA